The Onychomys torridus chromosome X, mOncTor1.1, whole genome shotgun sequence genomic interval TTGATTTTAAACATTGTTAAGCTCTTCAGCTTTTTTATATCTATCAGTGTCTTTAATCCTTAACTTTGTAGAAACCTTCCTCACTTTATCACTGTTTGAAAAGTTGAATATATGTTCTGGGGAAATGTGTTTTTTAACCCACAACTGCTGAACTGATCAGTAATTAGCATGTAGTAACATCTGTGATCTTTCAACTTGAAAGTATTTCACTGTATCTATACTTCTCCGTCTAGTAAGTCTGTAGTTTTCTAAAGTTTAATGGAAGCTAGGTTCCAAAGTTGGAAGTCCTATTAATCCATACACTTCCTCCTGTAATACAAAGTAAAGTTTATAATCCCtactttaaaatttgtctttaggGGCATTATTTTTTGTTAACTGGCTCCTAGCAACTGgatgaatatgtttttatttttcataggcAATGTAGTTTAAATGCGACAATTTTGTGGTGTATTAAGTATTATgggttttattttgattattcttCTCCATAAAATCTGCCAAGAACAGTGTCAATGGCAGATCCTTTAAAAAGTAGGAGgctaaaagtattttattttcagcTGATTTGTGTCACCTGAGCTCTAAGTCAGCCATTGTTTCCCAAAGCAAATCTTTCTggtttacaacacacacacacacacacacacacacacacacacacacacacatgccacacacacatgccacgcACACGTgccatgcacacgcgcacacacacacacacacacacatttctaatcaaagaaaacattgagCTAGGAAATTTCTTCTTTGTTACATTCCCAGTGAACAAGATAGTGGCTAGAGTTCTGTCTATATTCTTCCTAGTTCTTTAGGCCCATGTAAAATCTGTGTAGAACTATTGTAACtgaaatactttattttgttcTCTAAAGAGACAAGCTAGTTTCTCTTCTCTTCACCAGTTGTTCGTgggattttctcttcttttttgaaattgttgtacaaatataatagtaaaaaatagaaaagttgcTCAGTCCTACTACATGTATTGTTACAAGTATTCTGTGTTCCTTGTATGTCTTTGTAGAGTAATTTTGTCTTgagtattttaaaattgtgtgacCAGGCTTAGGAGTCTTATTGGGAAACTAGGAATATATGATGATCCAGTGTGAAGGTAGAAACAAGACCAGAAATAAATATGGGTAGTAACCCATCTCTGTTTCATTGTAATAATAACCATAATGAAGTTTTCTAGAAGCCAAAACATTCGCTTTCAGAGTTTGGCATTGAGGCTTACCTTATAGTAGAAGAGGCCTGTGAGTAGGAGAACCTTTCAGACTGGTTAGGAAGAGCTACAGAACTGTTGCCATTTTGTTACCCAGCATACCCATAAAAATGTGTATCAAGTCTAGAAGTAGGCACAGAGAAGGACCAAACAGCTAAGGGCCAGTGGGTGAACTTTAGCAATGTTTGAAATTAAACTCTGTACTTGCCAGACTCCAAAATCATGATAGAGTGTTgagaaaaatcttttcaaaaacaaacaaaaaaacctatcacagaatggataatgaataaaagcaaaaatgCAGTTGGGTTGTGTGCTATAAGTTTATTATTCAATCAATATTATGTGGTTTGATGTGCTGTCTCATATTTTTAACGTATTGATTGTTGAAGAAGTCCTCAAACGTGACACAAGAATCAGACAACTTTAAAAGGGATCGACTCCAACAAAATTTGTTTGGTTTCAGTGATGTCCCTCAGCCATTGTTCTCGAAATCGAATACTTCCTGGTCTGCAGAGGAAGggaaaaacatacacatgcacacacaaagttTTTATAATCAGGCAAAACAGTGAGCAAGATTCTGGCAGGATTCTAGCTCCTCTGTTCCTTACCATTCTTTAAACCTATGTCAGAAGGCTTTTAGAGAACTGCAGTGCAGTAACATGGTTGTTACATGTGAGTGAATTCAGTGTGAGTTTCCTGTGGATCTTTATTGGAAGGGGTTCCTGAAACACCGTTTCACTCTATAGTCCAGACAAGTCTGAAACTTACAGcaattctgcttcagcctcccaagtgctggggctataGACATGAATTACAATGCCTGAAAGGGATTATTATCCATAGTAAATTCAGTATAATTCTGAAGTTTTTCTGAAGAGggctagggctgtagctcagtggtagagtacacctgcctagtgtgtgcaaggccctgggcttgatacccagaaacacacacacatacacactcaataTTTAAAGTTTCTGGAGAAATAATAGACATGACTCACTTTGCCCTACTCTGTTCCATCAACTAATCCTTAAGTTTCTAATTACAGAAAAACAATCTAGACTAATGCTAGAATCCTACTTTCATCCCATACTGAAGGGTAAGTGGTCAAAGATGAGGTGAGCCCTACATGAATTGTCTGTGGCCGTGGGCCTGCTGGATTCCTAGAATGTGACAACCTTTACCTCCACATTTTAATTACCTTTGAAGTAGTCCTGAATTCTCAAAGACATAAGAGACTTCAACAGGCATATCCTAAGAGAGATTGACAAATGTTAGGCCTGGAGCAAGCATACCAAGGCTTAATCCCCCCACTCTTCCCTTATCCAaatataccactgagctaaatccccaacccccatgagtatatatttgcattttcagGACCCATCTTTTTTATTAACTGCAAGTTCAGTGATTGGGTCTTTGCCACTTCAATCTGATTCTGCCAAAGACGTTTTTGGTCACAGCTTAAGCTACACCACGGGATTGGAGATAATTGCTTGAGGCGTGTGTTCCTCAATGAGAGTATGATTCGGTCTTTTGCCCTCTATTACTTTTGttggcagggggaggggttgTGCTTGTTGAGTGTTTTTATATCGAGGTTTAGTTTTGCTGTCTTTCCATACTCTCATCTCTTAGGAATGGAACCAGAAGGAAATAACCTAGATGAACAAGGTTGGGCAATTGTCATTGAAGCAGGGGTTTTGCTATGTTACCTGTACTGGTGGTACATagctgctgaggcaggaggatcaatagTTACAATAGTAAGACCctgactaaaaaagaaaagaagccaggcatgatggcacctgtctgtaatctcagtactctggaggtagaggtagaaagattgtcacaagtttgaggccaacctggtctaccaagtgtcaggtagggctacatagcaagaccttgtctcagaaagtgGGGAGGGTTTGGGATGTAGCTCGGTTGGTAGAATACTTCTCTAGCATGTATTAAACCAGTGTCACATAAATTGAGCGCCTGtcgtcccagcacttggaatgtagaagcaggaggatcagaattttttggggtgtgtgtgggggagagtCTTCCAGCCTGATGGACTAGCATCCAGAGTGCTTTTTTATTAATACAGAACTTAGTCAGTAGGGATACATTCatgttgttccaaaacatagatcacatcatttttggttttggacatgtatttcactttttcttgttcattttttagtCATCATTGGTAAattatgacagaacagagttatcatttccaatacttttccctcaagttttgacatcactGGTGAACAGAgttatttttactcattaacccaataaccaatttttaagaatctagaggcatatgacagcctatTCTCAGGCTTGTTTCAAGGatgctagaccaaaacaaaatcttcaagccagcCCACACATATTGCCATGTATTATTATCTCTTAAAggtcagagtgcccaagaaaaatcctcaggccaaagctgttgcacttattattcaaattctgacaTGGTAACTTCAGCTAATCTAACTTGGTTGCTGTATATGCCACATAATtctctgagtgtacagtgggaagaggcttgcaatctggcctgtggccaactcctctagcccaccgaatcttgttgacctttttgagttGTGTTCCTCAATGAGAGTATGATTCGGTCTTTTGCCCTCTATTACTTTTGttggcagggggaggggttgTGCTTGTTGAGTGTTTTTATATCGAGGTTTAGTTTTGCTGTCTTTCCATACTCTCATCTCTTAGGAATGGAACCAGAAGGAAATAACCTAGATGAACAAGGTTGGGCAATTGTCATTGAAGCAGGGGTTTTGCTATGTTACCTGTACTGGTGGTACATagctgctgaggcaggaggatcaatagTTACAATAGTAAGACCctgactaaaaaagaaaagaagccaggcatgatggcacctgtctgtaatctcagtactctggaggtagaggtagaaagattgtcacaagtttgaggccaacctggtctaccaagtgtcaggtagggctacatagcaagaccttgctttttaaaagtatattcaataatctaactttttatcttatcatatccatatccttccttttttcttttcagagtagattcaacaatctacctttttatcctatcatttctatataatacatttctatatcattaaGAGGTCTTGGATCCTGTGGAGTTGGAGTAGTTATGAGCCCTGTGacttgggtcctgggaaccaaactcagcaagaacagcaagcactcttatctGCCGAACTACCTCTCCAACCCTGCCCTAAACTCTTGGTTTAAGTGATTCTCAACCTCCCGAGTGGAGTGCTAAGAAAAAACTGTGTGCCACTATGTCCAACTTGAGGTTTTGATTGTGTTTGAAATGTAGATCTTGCTGTTGCTCAGGATGGTGTGTGAATTCAAATGATCCTCCcatttcagcctcctgagcaggTGGGACTATAGGCATGCATCTACATACTCAGCTCTGGGACATAGTTAAAGTCATATGACTGGATAAAATGAGTACAGAGAATGGGACTGGGTATTGGGACATTTCACCTGAAGTTGTTAATGTGAGGCAGGCACACCATTACATGCTTCAAAAGAATGTTGAGTGAGGCACAAGGCACCCCAGGAGATGCAAAGTGTTGTGGAGGACATTAAGTGCTGCAGCTGGACCAAGTAAGATGTGCTGGagactaaaaaacaacaacaaaaacaaacaaacaagaaaaacagaagcgaacttctgccctccggggttctcccattatgctgtaagtctgtatttaagacctcctccctccttccataaatggcatttggcattcaaaaaagaagaagaggaagaagaagaaggaggaggaggaggaggaggaggaggaggaggaggaagaggaagaagaggaagaagaagaagaagaagaagaagaagaagaagaagaagaagaagaagaagaagaagaagaagggatcaagatcatgatggggaaacctacagagacagctgaacggggctagttggagctcactgactctggactgacagcccaggaacctgcatgggactgaactaggcctgctgaatgtgggtgacagttgtgtggcttgatctgtttgtggggtccctggcaatagaaccaggacttatcccaggcacataaactgactttttggaacccattccctgtggtgggataccttgctcagccttgatacaatggggagggctaggctctccttcaacttggtatgccagactttgttgactaccatgggaggccttacccactctgaggagtggatgggggtagagtgggagggaggtgaagaggcgagagaaggggagggagggggaactggggttggtatgtaaaatgaaaaaaatttaataaataaatatattaattaaaaaaaaccccaaaaaaccaaccaaccaaccaaccaaacaaacaaacaaaagacacaaaaatctAGGAAATAAAAGGATgtgctggagatatagctcaatGCAGAGTAACTCCCTAGCATATGCaagggtctgagtttgatcctcagcaccacgtaaataaataagtaaataaacaaatggctTGAATTTGCTAGAgcgagcatggtggtacacagcctgtgatctcagcacttgggaggctgaggcaagaggatcaggatttCAGGGCCATCTTTGGCTATCTAAGTTGTTAAAGATCAGAACCTGTCCCCACAAAAACCCAATGTTTTGCaatgtgggggcagggagttGATGATGCCCATGACTAAAGATGTCATCATTGTTGAATCCTCACTGAAGGGACcaggatgcaaaaaaaaaaaaaaaaaaagcttaccgGAGGTTTGCTCTTGTTGAACTTGATGGTAAAGTAGGCGAAAGCACTGACTCTTGCTAAGGGTCTTACAGCAGTGGGGGCACTCCAGCACACACGGTAGATATAGTGGAAGGAGTGAACTAAGTCTTTCTTCTCAATAAAGTCTGCATAGTACACCCAGCGATTTTGAATCCCCAACGTCTTTTTCATAGGATTTAGAGAAACCTTAccgagaaagaaaagcagaatcaGTTCAGTTCAGTAAAGGTGGAACATAACAGTCAGGGTTCCAGATTCTGAATtcttgacattttttattttgattcaaaCTAGAAGCAACTCTCAATTATTCCCACAGTAGAGGAGAGATGGAATAATTTGGGAATACAAAACATTTGAGATGGGCTTTGGACTGTGGTGGAAGCAGAATGAGGCAAAGTTTTAGGTGTGTATGGACACACCACACTTCACATgctcacttgggaggcaagtgTGGGGCTAATTTGGAGAACAATTAGTGACTGGAATAGCTGTTCTGCTTAGCTTACCCCAGGAGACCTACATGGACGACTAGAAGGTAATGAACCCAATTTCAAGTATCTGTAAATTTGGACTTAATTCATTTGTTGTGATATGTAGTTTAGAAAAGAAGGCCAAGTTCTGGGGGAGATTTctcagtaaaggcacttgctatgcaagcctgaagacttgagttcaatccccaggatccatgcAGAGTTAGGAAATATGAACTAACtccacaaggttgtcctctgacctctctgcaTGTGCACTGTGGTATGTGCATGACCCCACCTCCCACTCACACAATAATAAAGTATAAACGTAAAATAAACCCAGAAGAGGAATAAGTCAGGCAATTTCGTTGTTTACATGCCCTCAGAAGGGAGGCTGGGGGTGAGGAGGTgcagctcagtagcagagtgtTTGTCTCCTGTGTGTAAGGCctagggtttgattcccagcttgAGTCTTTTtgactctttgagacagggtctcactatatagtccaggctggcctcaaactcaagagttcTTCTacttctcctcccaagtgctgggattacttgtatgtgtcaccacacctggctcaaagTGCCAGTGTGCAGATATTAAACTGAAGACCTTGGGGTATCTCCTCTGTCTGAACCTATTTTTGCAGTCACGATGGGAATGGCCATCTAAAATGAACCATACTACTGACAGCATCAGTATCCATTcagagccaggtatagtggtatAGGACTGTAAACCCAGCCCCTAGGGGGTGAAAGGGAGTAGATTGGGAGTTCCTCAACTAccattccaggccagtctgagctatatgactctctgtctcaaaaaggggagGAAGGCCTGGGAAATATTTCAGTCAGGAATGTGCCTGCtacataagcatgaagacctgggttcaagtcccagcacccacttaaaaagccatgtatggggatctctgtgagttcaaggccagcctggtctacagagtgagttctaggacagccaggactacatagagaaaccctgtcttgaaaaaaacaaatgaacaaaaaatgccATTTGTGGTGctatgcacttgtaatcccagtgctggggaggcagagacagacaaatcCTTGCTCAGTAAGTTCAGCATAGTTGGTGAGCTCCATACCAACCAGTGAGAAtccctttctcagaaaaaaaaaaaaggaacaagttGGACAGATCctaagaaataacaaaaagattAGCAATTACTTCCACATAGGCATATAAATGAGCATATTGTTCACTCAGTCCTTTTGGTCCTTCGTAATATTGCATGAACTTTCATTCCTGTGTGCCCTCTCCTACTGTGGCTCTCATCTCTACTCCTCTCGGATCCTGGTACCACTACTCCActttagtttagtttttgttgGTGCTCACCAGATCCTGGGCAGCAGCCTCCTATCTATCCTGCATTTTCCCCAACTTCACTTCTCCTGACCACCCTGTTCTGTGAAGCCAGGGCTACTTTCCTCAAGCCTGGCTTCAAACCTACAAGCTTAGCTCTGAAGGCTGAAGAAAGTGAGAATGTCTCATTGTGTCAGGTAAGATTTCCCATGGTCTAaactgggccgtggtggcgcatgcctttaatcccagtgcttgggaggcagaggcagaggcagcagatctccgtgagttcaaggacagctgggtccatagagtgagttccaggacagccagaattacacaggaaaagcctgtcttgaaaaacaaaaccaacgaaccaaacaaacaaaaaacaaattcccACAGTCTGTATTAAAAACCagatatgactttttttttcttcaggatgTTCATTAGTCAGTTGCAGCGCTCATTCCCAGAGTGCTCTAGATGCCCTTCATACTGGAAACTGTGCATGGTGCCTAGTGCTGTACAGAGGGTGGGCGAGAAATCAGCCTTTCCTACGTtctcccaggaccaccaggctaTAGTGGCCAGGGCCTTGGAAACTGCCCTCGGAACTATAGGCTTGGACTGCGCTAGGTGAGCTCACCTCCAATTTCAACAAATCTCCCTTCAGAAAAAGTATATGAGAAGGGATTTTAAGCCATTCTCCTTTATCGACCCTACTCATAATGCAAAGCAGCTGTGCTTCTACTGCCCAGAAGCCACCTGAAAGAGTCAGAGCCAGACACAAATTGCAGGTGGGAAGAGGATGGGCATGCACATCGTTAGCATTGCCATCTAGGAACTATATTCCAAAGTTACAGCAAAAAGACTATCGATCCTGCGTGGAGAAAGTATCTCAGCAATAGGAGCATTCGTAGTGCAGGTAATGGGTCAGTTGAGTCTCCAGTACTATATATGAACATAGAGATAGTTGACCCACCCACATCCCCTCTGTTAACATGAACATACTAATATTTTTGGAGGAAGCTATTGTAGAGATGCTTCTCTCTCCTTAGGCCAGCTCGCCCCCATTGAATAGGGCAGCATGGACAAAGTAGTTAAGTGGAATTTTCTTGGGAAATGTACAGTTAGTTGATACAGAAGCATAGCAATATGACTGTACTTTTCTCCTTCAAAGATTGTCctaccttggggctggagagatagtttagTGGTTAAAAATGCTTACTTACTGGCTGGGGAAGTGGAGCacccttttaatcctagcattcaagaggcaggggcagattgatgtctgtgtgtttgaggccagcctaatctacaaagcAAACTCcaagctagcttgggctacatagtgagagcttgtctcaaaaaattaaagtagGGATGGAGAGTTGGATTACTAAGAAtgctggctactctttcagagaacctgggtcTAATTCTCAGCATCTATATGGCAACTCACagtcatctctaactccagttccggggcaTTTGAtactctcttccagcctccacaggcaccaagcacacacatggtgcacatacatacatgcaagaacAAACactagtacacataaaataaaaagatcatttttaaaagaaaagaatattaccTGAAGGGTGTACAACGCttccattaaaaacataaaacaagcaagaaaaactTTTCAATCTTGATTTTGGAACTCACTAGAAAATTATGTTTACTCATTTACCCCTTTGGTTTTCATGACGTCAAACTTTTGATCAATggagggcttttgtttgtttgtttttattgttgatgtTGTTGCTTACACCCTGGGGTACCAGACTGGAGAAATCAAAGTCACTTACTGAAATAAACTCCTCAATTTGCTTCCGACCCTTTTCTACTGTGAATTCCCCGTGAGAGATCCACTTGATGTTCTTGATGGGGTTTCTAGCTTCTGAAAACAAGGCATGGGCGTGTTAGTTGCCTGGTGGAGTGCTGTTACAGTAATGAGACAATCCTTTAGGCCAATAAACCAAAAGCTTACCTTCCACGAATTCAACAGCAGCAGCCACAACGCTCTCAGCGATAGTCCGAGCTACCTCTTTTGTCTGTTCGTCTACCTCATTTATCTGGtcctctattttttcttttaccagAGGCTTTCTCTCTTTGACCTCTGGCACAACTTTCTTCTCTTTCACTTCTACTGCAGGTGCCTTCTCTTTGATCTCGGGCacagccttctttttttttgtctctggTGCGACGTGCAAAGCTTTGAGCCTCTTTAGCTCGGGCACAGGTGgcacttccttcttctctttcaccCTTGGCACCGGGATCTTCTCTTTTACTTCTGGCACAGTGGGCACAACGGGCACAATGGGCGCAACTGGCGCAGCTGGCACAATGGGCACAACTGGTGCAGCAACGGGCACAACTGGGGCAACAACTGGCACAACGGGCACAACTGGCACAACCACCTTTGGGCTCTCTTTTGGTTCTACCGGTggcacaattttcttttcttttacttctggCACAACGGGCACAATCACCTTTTCTTTCGTCTCTATTGACataatcttgttttcttttgtgtctgtCACAATCCTCTTGTCTTTTAGGTCCGTCACAAATGTCACCATCCTCTTGTCTTTCGTCTTGTCTTTGGGATCTGAGATCGTCacagtcttcttttcttttggctcGGTCACACTCCTTTTGTCCTGCGGATCTGTAATGATAGTCacagtctttttctctttctgctctgtccCAGTCTTTGGGTCCACCACGGTCTTAGTGTCTTTTGACCCTGTAACATTCTTGGGCTCTGGAACTTCCGGTTTCTTTGTCTTGGCTGTGCTAGTTTTCTCCACAATCTTCCCCTTTGGGGCTGGGAGcttttttttgttattcattttttgcctggattaaaaacaaaacaaaacaaaacaaaataaaaaaaaaacacctatgaATTGATCCTATGTGTGCAGGGTTATAGGGCACAAACACAGTCACATATGTACATTCTCTCTTTTTAGATAAATGTttttagagttatttatttatgtgtgtgaatgttttgcttgcatgcatgtctgtgcaccaagtgcatgcctggtgcctgtagagattagaagagggcatcagatcccctggaactggagttactgacagttgcatgccaccatgtggatgctgagtaTCCAGCCCGGGTCTTccataagagcaacaagtgccctaAAACACCAAGTCATCTGCCGAACCCTTACATCCTGTTTGCTGGAGGATCAAAACACTCAGGCAACACTGGCTGCCTCTTGAGAAGACACTAGGGGTAAAGGGAGTCAGACCTTACTTACTGCTGACCAAACTTTATATCTGCTTTCTGAGATGGACCTTTCCTCAAAACCAAGGATTTTCCATTGTTCAAACTGAGAAGACTTAAATCAAAATGTAGTAGAGAAATTCCTAGCTCCCTTGAATACTAACTTCAAATACTGGCTCAACATGACCCAGTCCATGCTTTGAGCAACAAAGGATATGTGATTATTTTTaagattctattttttatttttaaatatatatgtgtgggtttgtgtatGTGGACATGGGTGCCTGGAAATGCCAAAGGAAGGCTTTAGATTGCCCTAGACCTGAGGTTATGAGTAGTTGTAagtcacttgatgtgggtgctgggaaccaaacttgggtcctctggaagagcagtaagtactcttaaccactgagccatctctccagccccagcacgaacttttttttaaagttgtgaaTTGAGATAATAGAAATGTATTCCAGTAATAGTAAACTACTCATCTAGCCTTGAGAAGGCTTGGAGTTCAtctctagcaacacacacacacacacacacacacacacacacacacacacacacacacgcacgcgcgcacatgtATTGAATCAAGAACCATGGCAGCATATCGGTGTTTCCATCTTGAGTTTTCCAGGTATATAATTCTATTATCTCAAAGAAACTATTATTTTTACCATCTCTTTTCCTGAACATATGTGTTGTTAACCCTTTCAAAAATGGTAAATGGAAGTCAAGGTAATGAGTATCCTCTTTTGTATCTGGATTCAGTGGGCACTGCTTTCTGCTGGCTTATGGTCTGAGATTTGAAACTGGGAATAGTGGCAAACGTCTGTAATCTTAACATTTGGGAGACAAGGTCAAGgatagcctggcctacatagtgtaTGTTAGGTTAGCCaagggctgcatagcaagacccccccccccaccttttggagcccatttaggttttgtagtggctttacccagcaggtttGCATaaaaggatgattggaccacgggcctgagtgccacggtctgcacttggctgtactaggggaggtcttttgctccaccccttggcattcctttaaaagccctttgacagagacagttggggcctggatggattaggatccaggccctcctgaggctatcttgtgttttctgtttctctcccctctaaatttctatctaatatttcgtacctgggggaaagtgggggtaggATGGCCCCCCACACCCACCAAACAATGAATATGGATAAGCCAGGTGTGGAACtacatgcacacctgtaatcccatctgGGAAtgagaggcaaggggatcagaaGCTTCATAGGAGACttaaggccatcctgagctacaagagactgtcagagaaagagagagagagagagagagagagagagagagagagagagagagagagagagagagattgatttgagctgggcatggtgatatgGCAAATGCCTGTCCTAGTatgtgaaaggctgaggcaggagaattgtgagttggaggccatcttGCGATACATACTGAcactctgcctttaaaaaaaagtgagcagagctggagagatggctgaatggttaagagcactggctgctcttccagaggaccagggtttgattcccagcaccctcatggtggctcacaactgtctgtaactccagttccaagggatctattGCTCTCTtgtggtctctgcaggcactacatgcacatgtggtacacagacacatgcaggaggcaaaacacccatacacataaaattaaaaaaaggaaaagttttgttCCTGTttgaagactttaaaaaattcataaaggCAGCTCAAGTTTTTCAAATACCtccagcattttttaaaatttttatattttttaataaaaaaatttcattttacataccaatcaaagatccccttcttccctcctttcaccccccagtctctccctcccatcccaccccctactatcccccacaagaaggcaaggcctcccatgtggaggcacatccagcccttccccctgcctcaaggctgcatgaggtgtcccatcataggtagtctTGCCAGCCTTCAGCATCTATTGATACCTTCAGCAATAATTGAACCTTGGCTTTCTCGGGCTTGTGGACAGGTGTCTAT includes:
- the Akap14 gene encoding A-kinase anchor protein 14, encoding MNNKKKLPAPKGKIVEKTSTAKTKKPEVPEPKNVTGSKDTKTVVDPKTGTEQKEKKTVTIITDPQDKRSVTEPKEKKTVTISDPKDKTKDKRMVTFVTDLKDKRIVTDTKENKIMSIETKEKVIVPVVPEVKEKKIVPPVEPKESPKVVVPVVPVVPVVAPVVPVAAPVVPIVPAAPVAPIVPVVPTVPEVKEKIPVPRVKEKKEVPPVPELKRLKALHVAPETKKKKAVPEIKEKAPAVEVKEKKVVPEVKERKPLVKEKIEDQINEVDEQTKEVARTIAESVVAAAVEFVEEARNPIKNIKWISHGEFTVEKGRKQIEEFISVSLNPMKKTLGIQNRWVYYADFIEKKDLVHSFHYIYRVCWSAPTAVRPLARVSAFAYFTIKFNKSKPPDMPVEVSYVFENSGLLQRPGSIRFREQWLRDITETKQILLESIPFKVV